In the Brassica napus cultivar Da-Ae chromosome A7, Da-Ae, whole genome shotgun sequence genome, one interval contains:
- the LOC106357243 gene encoding cyclin-dependent kinase D-1, with translation MVDQYSEMDKPKKVADRYLRQEVLGQGTYGVVFKATDTKNGQTVAIKKIRLGKEKEGVNITALREIKLLKELKHPHIIELVDAFPHKENLHLVFEFMETDLEAVIRDPNLFLSPADVKSYLQMTLKGLEYCHDKCVLHRDMKPNNLLIGPNGQLKLADFGLARIFGSPGRKFTHQVFTRWYRAPELLFGSKHYGSAVDVWAVGCIFAELLLRKPFLQGKSDIDQLSKIFAAFGTPKEDQWPDMLSLPDYVEYQFVPGASLLSSFPMVSDDGLDLLSKMFTYDPKSRISIHQALQHRYFTSAPSPTDPLKLPRPVHKKEAKSSESKLKTITVLSPAHKLRRVMPDRGKSTDVMKQASHDGQAPMSLDFTILAERPPNRLTITSADRSNLKRKLDLEFT, from the exons atggtgGATCAATACAGTGAGATGGATAAGCCAAAGAAAGTTGCTGATAGGTATCTGAGGCAAGAAGTTCTTGGCCAAGGCACTTATGGAGTCGTCTTCAAAGCTACTGATACTAAG AACGGACAAACTGTAGCGATCAAGAAGATAAGACTTGGTAAAGAGAAAGAAGGTGTGAACATAACAGCTCTAAGAGAAATCAAATTACTCAAAGAGCTTAAACATCCTCATATTATAGAGTTGGTTGATGCCTTTCCTCACAAAGAGAACTTGCACCTTGTGTTTGAGTTCATGGAGACTGACCTAGAAGCAGTTATCCGAGATCCTAATCTCTTTCTCTCCCCAGCTGACGTCAAATCTTACCTCCAAATGACACTGAAAGGTCTTGAGTATTGCCATGACAAATGTGTTTTGCACAG AGATATGAAGCCGAACAACTTGTTGATAGGACCCAATGGACAACTAAAACTCGCAGACTTTGGTTTAGCACGTATATTTGGTAGTCCAGGTCGTAAGTTTACACACCAGGTCTTTACTAGATGGTATAGAGCACCTGAGCTTCTGTTTGGTTCCAAACACTATGGTTCTGCTGTTGATGTTTGGGCTGTTGGCTGTATCTTCGCTGAACTTCTATTACGCAAACCTTTTCTTCAG GGGAAAAGTGATATTGATCAGTTAAGTAAAATCTTTGCTGCCTTTGGGACTCCTAAAGAAGATCAGTGGCCAGATATGTTGTCTCTTCCTGATTATGTAGAGTATCAGTTTGTCCCTGGGGCGTCTCTACTTTCTTCATTCCCAATGGTTAGTGATGATGGTCTAGATTTGTTGTCAAAGATGTTCACTTATGATCCCAAGTCTAGAATATCGATTCACCAGGCTTTGCAACACAG GTACTTCACATCTGCACCTTCTCCTACTGACCCTTTAAAGCTACCAAGACCAGTTCACAAGAAGGAAGCTAAATCATCTGAGAGTAAACTCAAAACTATTACGGTGTTGTCACCAGCACATAAGCTTAGAAGAGTGATGCCTGACCGAGGAAAGAGTACGGATGTCATGAAACAAGCTAGCCATGATGGACAAGCACCTATGTCTTTAGATTTCACTATACTAGCCGAGCGGCCACCAAATCGACTAACCATTACCAG TGCGGATAGATCTAATCTGAAGAGGAAACTCGATCTTGAGTTCACGTAG
- the LOC125576353 gene encoding protein DETOXIFICATION 17-like, with translation MGDGVTHPLLITERNTTTIRVKEELKKQLWLSAPLIGVSLLQYSLQVISVMFVGHLGSLPLSAASIATSFASVTGFTFLLGTASALETLCGQAYGAKLYEKLGIQMQRAMFVLLILSVPLSIIWANTEHILVLVHQDKAISSVAGSYARYMIPSLFAYGLIQCINRFLQAQNNVFPVFVCSGITTCLHLLLCWLFVLKTSLGYRGAALAISISYWFNVILLSFYVKFSASCSHSWTGFSKEAFHEIYDFSKIAFPSAVMVCLELWSFELLVLASGLLPNPVLETSVLSICLNTSLTIWQVSVGLGGAASIRVSNELGAGNPQVAKLAVYVIVSIAVAEGILVVTVLLSIRKVLGRAFSSDPKIISYAASMIPIVACGNFLDGLQCVLSGVARGCGWQKIGACVNLGSYYIVGVPLGLVLGFYYHIGGRGLWLGIVTALAVQVLCLSLVTIFTNWDKEAKKATNRVGDKDDYVEQSIPR, from the exons atggGAGATGGTGTGACTCATCCACTTCTGATAACAGAGAGAAACACGACGACGATCCGTGTGAAGGAAGAATTGAAGAAACAGCTATGGCTTTCTGCGCCTCTCATTGGTGTAAGCCTCCTTCAGTACTCTCTCCAAGTCATCTCTGTCATGTTCGTTGGCCATCTCGGTTCTCTTCCCCTCTCTGCCGCCTCCATCGCCACCTCCTTTGCCTCCGTCACCGGTTTCACATTCCTC TTGGGAACAGCGAGTGCGTTGGAGACACTATGTGGCCAAGCGTACGGAGCAAAACTGTACGAGAAACTAGGCATTCAGATGCAGAGAGCGATGTTTGTTCTTCTCATACTCTCTGTCCCTCTCTCGATCATATGGGCCAATACAGAACATATACTAGTACTTGTACACCAAGACAAAGCCATTTCAAGTGTTGCTGGCTCGTACGCGAGATACATGATCCCTAGCCTTTTTGCGTACGGACTGATTCAATGCATCAACAGGTTCTTGCAAGCGCAGAACAATGTGTTCCCTGTGTTTGTCTGCTCTGGAATCACCACTTGTCTTCACTTGTTGCTTTGTTGGTTGTTTGTGTTGAAGACAAGTTTAGGTTACAGAGGAGCTGCTCTCGCGATTTCGATTTCTTACTGGTTTAATGTTATTCTTCTGTCGTTTTACGTCAAGTTCTCGGCTTCTTGCTCGCATAGCTGGACCGGGTTTTCAAAAGAGGCTTTTCATGAGATTTATGACTTTTCTAAGATTGCTTTTCCTTCAGCAGTCATGGTCTG tttggagctttggtccTTCGAGCTTCTGGTTCTCGCCTCAGGTCTTCTTCCCAACCCGGTTTTAGAAACTTCGGTTCTTTCAATCTG TCTAAACACTTCACTAACAATCTGGCAAGTCTCAGTGGGTCTTGGTGGTGCTGCGAG TATAAGAGTCTCTAATGAGTTAGGAGCAGGGAACCCACAAGTGGCGAAACTGGCTGTATATGTCATTGTAAGTATAGCAGTCGCAGAGGGTATTCTGGTAGTAACTGTTTTGCTGTCGATAAGGAAGGTTCTAGGTCGAGCTTTTAGCAGTGACCCGAAGATCATCTCATATGCCGCATCGATGATACCTATTGTCGCATGTGGAAACTTCCTTGATGGTCTCCAATGCGTTCTCTCAG GGGTTGCTAGAGGATGTGGATGGCAGAAAATAGGAGCGTGTGTAAATCTTGGATCGTATTATATTGTCGGAGTTCCGTTAGGCTTAGTGCTTGGTTTCTATTACCACATTGGTGGTCGG GGGCTTTGGCTTGGCATTGTGACAGCACTAGCTGTTCAAGTGTTGTGTCTGTCCTTGGTCACTATATTCACAAACTGGGATAAAGAg GCAAAGAAAGCTACGAACAGAGTTGGAGACAAAGATGATTATGTAGAACAATCAATTCCAAGATGA